One region of Paucibacter aquatile genomic DNA includes:
- a CDS encoding Glu/Leu/Phe/Val family dehydrogenase — MSNLSFVAPTRNSPWGTYLSQIDAVEPYLGHLARWVETLRRPKRALIVDVPIELDNGTIAHYEGYRVQHSLTRGPGKGGVRYHPDVTLEEVMALSAWMTIKNAAVNLPYGGAKGGIRLDPKVLSKKELERVTRRYTSEIGIIIGPQQDIPAPDVNTNGQIMAWMMDTYSMNVGATATGVVTGKPIALGGSLGRVQATGRGVFVIGREAMRRLGISMEGARIAVQGFGNVGSIAAKLFAAAGAQIVAVQDHTGTILNERGFDMQNLLDHVAQTGGVAGFSGGDRIANEDFWKVKSDVLIPAALEGQINKERAEGLQTRLVLEGANGPTTPDGDAVLADRGIVVVPDVIANSGGVTVSYFEWVQDFSSFFWTEDEINVRLDKIITGAFKHIWDTSEHHKISLRTAAFVVACTRVLEAREERGLYP; from the coding sequence ATGTCCAACCTCTCTTTCGTGGCGCCGACGCGCAACAGCCCCTGGGGCACATACCTCTCGCAGATCGATGCTGTGGAGCCCTATCTGGGCCATCTGGCCCGCTGGGTGGAGACCCTGCGCCGGCCCAAGCGCGCCCTGATCGTGGACGTGCCGATCGAGCTCGACAACGGCACCATCGCCCACTACGAGGGCTACCGCGTCCAGCACAGCCTGACCCGCGGCCCGGGCAAGGGCGGCGTGCGTTATCACCCCGATGTGACGCTGGAAGAAGTGATGGCCCTGTCGGCCTGGATGACGATCAAGAACGCGGCCGTCAACCTGCCCTACGGCGGCGCCAAGGGCGGCATCCGCCTCGACCCGAAGGTCTTGTCCAAGAAGGAACTGGAGCGGGTTACGCGCCGTTACACCAGTGAAATCGGCATCATCATCGGCCCGCAGCAGGACATCCCGGCGCCGGACGTGAACACCAACGGCCAGATCATGGCCTGGATGATGGACACCTACTCGATGAACGTCGGCGCCACCGCCACCGGCGTCGTCACCGGCAAGCCCATCGCCCTGGGCGGTTCGCTGGGTCGCGTGCAGGCCACCGGCCGCGGCGTCTTCGTGATCGGCCGTGAAGCCATGCGCCGCCTGGGCATCAGCATGGAAGGTGCGCGCATCGCCGTGCAGGGCTTCGGCAATGTCGGCTCGATCGCCGCCAAGCTGTTTGCCGCCGCCGGCGCCCAGATCGTGGCTGTGCAAGACCACACCGGCACCATCCTGAACGAGCGCGGTTTTGACATGCAGAACCTGCTCGACCATGTGGCCCAGACGGGCGGCGTGGCCGGCTTCTCAGGCGGTGACCGCATCGCCAACGAGGACTTCTGGAAGGTCAAGAGCGATGTGCTGATCCCGGCCGCCCTGGAAGGCCAGATCAACAAGGAACGCGCCGAAGGCCTGCAGACCCGCCTGGTGCTGGAAGGCGCCAACGGCCCGACCACCCCGGACGGCGACGCCGTGCTGGCCGACCGCGGCATCGTCGTGGTGCCGGACGTGATCGCCAACTCGGGCGGCGTGACCGTGTCCTACTTCGAATGGGTGCAGGACTTCAGCTCCTTCTTCTGGACCGAAGACGAGATCAACGTCCGCCTGGACAAGATCATCACCGGCGCCTTCAAGCACATCTGGGACACCAGCGAGCACCACAAGATTTCGCTGCGCACTGCCGCCTTCGTGGTGGCCTGCACCCGCGTGCTCGAAGCGCGTGAAGAGCGCGGCCTGTATCCCTGA
- a CDS encoding YciI family protein: MPLFVALFTDKKDHGHVREAALQAHIEWLDQNKDVIPVGGSLRSEPDQTPRGGMWIARAASKEALDLLIRSDPFYAAGLRESYEILYWSKANAGRMELI; encoded by the coding sequence ATGCCATTGTTCGTCGCCCTGTTCACAGACAAGAAGGATCATGGACATGTCCGTGAGGCAGCCTTGCAAGCCCACATCGAGTGGCTGGATCAAAACAAGGACGTGATCCCTGTCGGTGGGTCGCTCAGATCGGAGCCGGATCAAACACCCCGCGGGGGGATGTGGATTGCAAGAGCGGCCTCCAAGGAGGCGCTCGACTTGCTCATCAGGTCAGATCCGTTCTATGCCGCCGGGCTCAGAGAGAGTTACGAAATTCTCTACTGGTCGAAGGCAAACGCGGGGCGGATGGAGTTGATTTGA
- a CDS encoding KpsF/GutQ family sugar-phosphate isomerase, with amino-acid sequence MSTVPPFDPDLALQRGRQALQIEAAGIQAMVPRLGESFVRAVQVVLACQGRVAVMGMGKSGHVGRKIAATLASTGTPALFVHPAEASHGDLGMVTAKDVVLALSNSGESDELNAVLPVLKRLGVTIIAMTGRAESSLARHASLVLDSFVAEEACPLNLAPTASTTAQIALGDALAVALLDARGFKPEDFARSHPGGALGRKLLTHVRDLMRSGADLPRVAPDTPFTDMMREMSAKALGVAIVVDASDRVQGIFTDGDLRRLVEKGQDLRSLTAATVASKNPRTVSAEALAVDAADLMEEARITVVLVVATDGTLQGAITINDLMRAKVI; translated from the coding sequence ATGAGTACAGTCCCGCCCTTTGACCCCGATCTGGCCCTGCAAAGAGGCCGGCAGGCCCTGCAGATCGAAGCCGCCGGCATCCAGGCCATGGTGCCGCGCCTGGGTGAATCGTTTGTGCGGGCGGTGCAGGTGGTGCTGGCCTGCCAGGGCCGTGTCGCGGTGATGGGCATGGGCAAGAGTGGCCATGTCGGCCGCAAGATTGCCGCCACCCTGGCCTCGACCGGCACGCCGGCCCTGTTTGTGCACCCGGCCGAGGCCAGCCATGGCGACCTCGGCATGGTCACCGCCAAGGACGTGGTGCTGGCCCTGTCCAACTCGGGTGAGAGCGACGAGCTCAACGCCGTGCTGCCCGTGCTCAAGCGCCTGGGCGTGACCATCATCGCCATGACCGGCCGCGCTGAATCCAGCCTGGCGCGCCATGCCAGCCTGGTGCTCGACAGCTTTGTGGCCGAAGAGGCCTGCCCCTTGAACCTGGCCCCCACGGCCAGCACCACCGCCCAAATCGCCCTGGGCGACGCCCTGGCCGTGGCCCTGCTCGATGCGCGCGGTTTCAAGCCGGAAGACTTCGCCCGCTCCCACCCGGGCGGCGCGCTCGGCCGCAAGCTGCTGACCCATGTGCGCGACCTGATGCGCAGCGGCGCAGATCTGCCGCGCGTGGCGCCGGACACGCCCTTCACCGACATGATGCGCGAGATGTCGGCCAAGGCCCTGGGCGTGGCCATCGTGGTCGACGCGAGCGACCGGGTGCAAGGCATCTTCACCGACGGCGATCTGCGCCGCCTGGTGGAAAAGGGTCAGGACTTGCGCAGCCTCACGGCCGCCACCGTAGCCTCCAAGAACCCCCGCACCGTCAGCGCTGAAGCCTTGGCCGTGGACGCCGCCGATCTGATGGAAGAAGCACGCATCACCGTGGTGCTGGTGGTGGCGACCGACGGCACGCTCCAAGGCGCCATCACCATCAACGACCTGATGCGGGCCAAGGTGATCTGA
- a CDS encoding KdsC family phosphatase — protein sequence MGTTPLQAALRFPPELLLKAQGRALGLKAAIFDVDGVLTDGRIYIGEQGESFKAFSTLDGHGLKLLAQGSITPIIITGRDSPAVRRRVADLGLQHAVYGAKDKYAVAQPLLDQLGLQWDEVAAMGDDWPDLPLLTRAGFACAPAQAHAEVKAAAHYITTAAGGHGAARECCDLMLQANGRYQQLLNGHLDTLDGGHP from the coding sequence ATGGGCACCACCCCGCTGCAAGCCGCGCTGCGCTTTCCGCCCGAACTGCTGCTCAAGGCTCAGGGGCGCGCCCTCGGGCTGAAGGCTGCCATCTTCGATGTCGACGGCGTGCTGACCGACGGCCGCATCTACATCGGTGAACAGGGCGAGAGCTTCAAGGCCTTCTCCACCCTGGACGGCCATGGCCTCAAGCTGCTCGCCCAGGGCAGCATCACGCCCATCATCATCACCGGCCGCGATTCGCCGGCCGTGCGCCGCCGTGTCGCGGATCTGGGCCTGCAACACGCCGTCTACGGCGCCAAGGACAAGTACGCCGTGGCCCAGCCTCTGCTCGACCAGTTGGGCCTGCAATGGGACGAGGTGGCCGCGATGGGCGACGACTGGCCCGACCTGCCCCTTCTGACCCGCGCCGGCTTTGCCTGTGCCCCGGCGCAAGCGCACGCTGAGGTCAAGGCCGCGGCTCACTACATCACCACGGCCGCTGGCGGCCATGGTGCCGCGCGCGAATGCTGCGACCTGATGCTGCAAGCCAATGGCCGCTACCAGCAACTGCTGAACGGCCATCTCGACACCCTGGACGGAGGCCATCCCTGA
- the lptC gene encoding LPS export ABC transporter periplasmic protein LptC, which translates to MATLAPPPSGRARPSQSWLWRLQLLVSNYLPLLLMAMLASGTWWLVKHTPVPEEATQAPPPRHEPDYQMRNFELQRMGGDGRLRARIEGAALRHYPDTDTLEIDQIHLRSYSADGSWVLARARRAVANADASEIQLYGDVEVKRYEAAKDGAAPSEAKLDIRGEFLQAFVNREQLRSHLPVQLRHGGTTVQAVSFEYDHLNARLSFQGRTTASLAAPGAQKKAKATP; encoded by the coding sequence ATGGCCACGCTGGCGCCGCCTCCGAGCGGCCGCGCCCGCCCGAGCCAGAGCTGGCTGTGGCGGCTGCAGCTGCTGGTCTCCAACTACCTGCCCCTGCTGCTGATGGCCATGCTGGCCAGCGGCACCTGGTGGCTGGTCAAGCACACGCCCGTGCCCGAAGAAGCCACCCAGGCCCCGCCGCCGCGCCACGAGCCCGACTACCAGATGCGCAACTTCGAGCTGCAGCGCATGGGAGGCGATGGCCGCCTGCGCGCCCGCATCGAAGGCGCGGCCCTGCGCCATTACCCGGACACCGACACGCTCGAGATCGACCAGATCCACCTGCGCAGCTACTCGGCCGATGGCAGCTGGGTCCTGGCCCGCGCCCGCCGCGCCGTGGCCAATGCCGATGCCAGCGAGATCCAGCTGTACGGTGATGTGGAAGTGAAACGTTATGAGGCCGCCAAAGATGGTGCAGCGCCGTCCGAGGCCAAGCTGGACATCCGCGGCGAGTTCCTGCAAGCCTTTGTCAATCGCGAGCAGCTGCGCAGCCACCTGCCGGTGCAGCTGCGCCACGGCGGCACCACGGTGCAGGCCGTAAGCTTTGAATACGACCACCTCAACGCCCGCCTGAGCTTCCAGGGCCGCACCACGGCCAGCCTGGCGGCGCCCGGTGCCCAGAAGAAAGCCAAGGCCACGCCATGA
- a CDS encoding SDR family oxidoreductase gives MSRLVYITGASSGIGQALALQYARAGWRLALVARRTAELQSWAEAQGLKPAQYAIYGADVCDIASITAAGRACIAAQGLPDVVIANAGISVGIDSAIFEDLAVMQRVYATNNLGLAATFQPFIAAMRTRGSGRLVGVASVAGIRGLPGHAAYCSSKAAVISYCESLRGECRPFGVQVVTIAPGYIDTPLTRENRYSMPFLMQPEDFAARAYATIEAGASFRVIPWQMGWVARLLRLLPNALFDRLLAGRPRKHRQGE, from the coding sequence ATGAGCCGTCTCGTCTACATCACCGGCGCCTCCAGCGGCATCGGCCAGGCCCTGGCCCTGCAGTACGCGCGGGCCGGCTGGCGCCTGGCCCTGGTGGCGCGGCGCACGGCCGAGCTGCAGAGCTGGGCCGAGGCCCAGGGCCTGAAGCCCGCGCAGTACGCCATCTACGGCGCCGATGTCTGCGACATCGCGTCCATCACCGCGGCCGGCCGCGCCTGCATCGCCGCCCAGGGCCTGCCCGATGTGGTGATCGCCAATGCCGGCATCAGCGTCGGCATCGACAGCGCCATCTTTGAAGACCTGGCGGTGATGCAGCGCGTCTACGCCACCAACAACCTCGGCTTGGCCGCCACCTTCCAGCCCTTCATCGCAGCCATGCGCACGCGCGGCAGCGGCCGCCTGGTTGGCGTGGCCAGCGTGGCCGGCATCCGCGGCCTGCCCGGCCACGCGGCGTATTGCTCCAGCAAGGCCGCCGTCATCAGCTACTGCGAGAGCCTGCGCGGCGAGTGCCGCCCCTTCGGCGTCCAGGTGGTGACCATCGCCCCGGGCTATATCGACACGCCGCTGACGCGCGAGAACCGCTACAGCATGCCCTTCCTGATGCAGCCCGAGGATTTCGCGGCGCGCGCCTACGCCACCATCGAAGCGGGTGCCAGCTTCCGCGTCATCCCCTGGCAAATGGGCTGGGTGGCGCGCCTGCTGCGCCTGCTGCCTAACGCCCTGTTCGATCGGCTGCTGGCCGGTCGCCCGCGCAAGCATCGCCAGGGCGAGTGA
- a CDS encoding carbohydrate binding family 9 domain-containing protein encodes MRFLLLSLLSLSTACAQASSTVHPQALRLSENSAPLRIDGQLDEAHWQRAPVYDRFVQFQPEDKKPAAWRTTVQILVTQDALVFGIRAYDPAPDLIRAPLKRRDTVARDQDFISVVLDPIGLRRSAQFARVSAAGVIGDGMFTAADDGEDFAPDFELEAAAQRLPDGYSIELRWPLASLRYPYSGGLPWRLMVVRNIPRQEANTLNVSAPLTKDALSFIAELQPIEGLSDLVEQVRERSFLSVRPELTLRRREDQAEGRPDSRKRESNLGGELKWRPRADWVIDAVLNPDFSQVELDAPQLSGNTRFALSLPEKRPFFLESADVVGQTKADEEGQNRSLAAFYSRAITDPDWGLRSTWRGASADATLLSLRDAGGGQVLRPHAYGTDSFVQPRDSQASFARGRMQIDALNLGLLASDRRYGHGQYNRVGGSDFSWAASDVDLLRGHLLLSSTRSQLDPDTPDLRPGSENGHHLWLGWRRRTEQWNTLFNLEDVSPRFANDNGFVSQSGYRRGTLKLSRRFNEESLAPLGEWSRFPTYELEAELRLAETRSVQDALHGVPGGELIERRVQPGFWIATARNTGIWGHLGLDQQRAKTGGRLHEPRTLTLGFESNPHPILAFITAEMEWGRRLDVDADRLGRGGNVWLLAKLRVPMPTGLGLEVEQQWSEGYVHGAQPGRSFTDNFRQTLAVLHWSPRDSLRLIAQATHFQRREELGLAADASHTRHTSLMYQHRVGLSRVLSLGLTRFNDSPGGRRSTELFAKAQVAWQP; translated from the coding sequence ATGAGATTCCTGCTCCTGAGCTTGCTGTCGCTGTCCACCGCCTGCGCCCAGGCCAGCAGCACCGTCCACCCCCAAGCCCTGCGCCTGAGCGAAAACAGCGCGCCGCTGCGCATCGATGGCCAGCTGGACGAAGCCCATTGGCAACGCGCCCCGGTGTACGACCGCTTCGTGCAGTTCCAGCCCGAGGACAAGAAGCCGGCGGCCTGGCGCACCACGGTGCAGATCCTGGTCACCCAGGACGCGCTGGTCTTCGGCATCCGCGCCTATGACCCGGCGCCGGATCTGATCCGCGCGCCGCTCAAGCGCCGCGACACGGTGGCGCGCGACCAGGATTTCATCTCGGTGGTGCTGGACCCGATCGGCCTGCGCCGCTCGGCCCAGTTCGCCCGCGTCAGCGCGGCCGGCGTGATCGGCGACGGCATGTTCACCGCCGCCGATGATGGCGAGGATTTCGCGCCCGATTTCGAGCTCGAAGCCGCCGCCCAGCGCCTGCCCGACGGCTACAGCATCGAGCTGCGCTGGCCCCTGGCCTCGCTGCGCTACCCCTACAGTGGCGGCCTGCCCTGGCGCCTGATGGTGGTGCGCAACATCCCGCGTCAGGAGGCCAACACCCTCAATGTCAGCGCCCCGCTGACCAAGGACGCGCTGAGCTTCATCGCCGAGCTGCAGCCCATCGAGGGCTTGAGTGATCTGGTCGAGCAGGTGCGTGAGCGCAGCTTTCTGAGCGTGCGCCCCGAGCTGACGCTGCGCCGCCGCGAGGACCAGGCCGAGGGCCGACCCGACAGCCGCAAGCGCGAATCCAATCTCGGCGGCGAGCTCAAATGGCGGCCGCGCGCCGACTGGGTGATCGATGCGGTGCTCAACCCCGATTTCTCACAGGTCGAGCTGGACGCACCCCAGCTCTCGGGCAACACCCGTTTCGCCCTGAGCCTGCCGGAGAAGCGCCCCTTCTTTCTGGAAAGCGCCGATGTGGTCGGCCAGACCAAGGCCGACGAAGAAGGCCAGAACCGCAGCCTGGCGGCCTTCTACTCGCGCGCCATCACCGACCCCGACTGGGGCCTGCGCAGCACCTGGCGCGGCGCCTCGGCGGACGCCACACTGCTGAGCCTGCGCGATGCCGGCGGGGGCCAGGTCTTGCGTCCCCATGCCTACGGCACCGACAGCTTTGTGCAGCCGCGCGACTCGCAGGCCAGCTTCGCCCGCGGCCGCATGCAAATCGACGCGCTGAACCTGGGCCTGCTGGCCTCGGACCGCCGCTACGGCCATGGCCAGTACAACCGCGTCGGCGGCAGCGACTTCTCCTGGGCCGCCAGCGATGTGGATCTCCTGCGCGGCCACCTGCTGCTGTCCAGCACGCGCAGCCAGCTCGATCCCGACACGCCCGATCTGCGCCCGGGCAGCGAGAACGGCCACCACCTCTGGCTGGGCTGGCGCCGCCGCACCGAGCAGTGGAACACCCTCTTCAATCTGGAAGATGTGTCGCCGCGCTTTGCCAACGACAACGGCTTCGTCAGCCAGTCCGGCTACCGGCGCGGCACGCTCAAGCTGAGCCGGCGCTTCAATGAAGAAAGCCTGGCACCGCTCGGTGAATGGTCACGCTTCCCGACCTACGAGCTGGAAGCCGAGCTGCGTCTGGCCGAAACCCGCAGCGTGCAGGATGCGCTGCACGGCGTGCCCGGCGGCGAGCTGATCGAGCGCCGCGTGCAGCCGGGCTTCTGGATCGCCACCGCGCGCAACACCGGCATCTGGGGCCACTTGGGCCTGGACCAGCAGCGCGCCAAGACCGGCGGCCGCCTGCATGAGCCACGCACCCTGACTCTGGGTTTTGAGTCCAACCCCCACCCCATCCTGGCCTTCATCACCGCCGAGATGGAATGGGGACGCCGCCTCGACGTGGACGCCGACCGACTCGGGCGCGGTGGCAATGTCTGGCTGCTGGCCAAGCTGCGCGTGCCCATGCCCACCGGTCTGGGGCTGGAGGTGGAGCAGCAATGGAGCGAGGGCTATGTGCACGGCGCCCAGCCGGGCCGCAGCTTCACCGACAACTTCCGCCAGACCCTGGCGGTGCTGCACTGGAGCCCGCGCGACTCGCTGCGCCTGATCGCCCAGGCCACCCATTTCCAGCGCCGCGAAGAGCTGGGCCTGGCGGCCGATGCCTCGCACACCCGCCACACCTCGCTGATGTACCAGCACCGGGTTGGTCTGTCACGCGTGCTGAGCCTGGGCCTGACCCGTTTCAACGACAGCCCGGGCGGGCGTCGCAGCACCGAGCTGTTTGCCAAGGCCCAGGTGGCCTGGCAGCCCTGA
- a CDS encoding RNA recognition motif domain-containing protein — MGNKLYVGNLAYSVRDESLHEAFAQFGSVTSAKVMMDRDTGRSKGFGFVEMGSDAEAQSAINGMNGQDLDGRAVVVNEARPREERPGGFGGGRSGGGGFGGGRSGGGGFGGGGGYGGGGGGGGYGGGRSGGGGFGGGGGGRSGGGGGYGGGRSGGY; from the coding sequence ATGGGAAACAAGCTTTACGTCGGCAATCTTGCCTACAGCGTGCGTGATGAGTCTCTGCACGAAGCGTTCGCGCAATTTGGTTCGGTGACCTCCGCAAAGGTCATGATGGATCGTGACACAGGTCGTTCCAAGGGCTTCGGCTTTGTGGAAATGGGTTCGGATGCCGAAGCGCAGTCGGCCATCAACGGCATGAACGGTCAAGACCTCGACGGCCGCGCCGTCGTGGTGAACGAGGCTCGTCCTCGTGAAGAGCGTCCCGGCGGCTTCGGCGGCGGTCGCTCGGGTGGCGGCGGCTTCGGCGGCGGTCGTTCGGGTGGTGGCGGCTTCGGTGGCGGCGGCGGCTACGGTGGTGGCGGCGGCGGTGGCGGTTACGGCGGTGGCCGTTCCGGCGGCGGCGGCTTCGGCGGTGGCGGCGGTGGCCGCTCCGGCGGTGGCGGCGGCTACGGCGGTGGCCGTTCCGGCGGCTACTGA
- a CDS encoding helical backbone metal receptor gives MPAFDPNAPRIASLVPSLTELLLALGLGPWMVARTGFCIHPAEQVADIPKVGGTKDVNLDKLRRLAPSHVLLNPDENRLDTAEALRQFVPELIVSHPQGPEDNLALLAQMLHHFGHLPGVRERAQALSERLSHSLQACRQQGWPGERVLYLIWREPWMTVARDTYIARMLVEVGWQTWPNQRGGDTGAARYPQLRGDEPWLQQVDRVLLSSEPYRFDASHLPLARALCPQAQVQLIDGELISWYGPRASEGLDLLRALAMERVSAQAAPRIHTGVGKSG, from the coding sequence ATGCCGGCCTTCGATCCGAACGCGCCGCGCATCGCCAGCCTGGTGCCCAGCCTCACCGAGCTGCTGCTGGCCCTGGGCCTGGGGCCCTGGATGGTGGCGCGCACCGGTTTCTGCATCCACCCGGCCGAGCAGGTGGCGGACATCCCCAAAGTCGGCGGCACCAAGGATGTGAATCTGGACAAGCTGCGCCGCCTCGCGCCCAGCCATGTGCTGCTCAATCCCGACGAGAACCGCCTGGACACGGCGGAGGCGCTGCGCCAGTTCGTGCCCGAGCTGATCGTCTCGCATCCCCAGGGGCCCGAGGACAACCTGGCCCTGTTGGCGCAGATGCTGCACCACTTCGGCCACCTGCCCGGCGTTCGCGAGCGCGCCCAGGCCCTGAGCGAGCGCCTGAGCCACAGCCTGCAAGCCTGCCGGCAACAGGGCTGGCCGGGCGAGCGGGTGCTCTACCTGATCTGGCGCGAACCCTGGATGACGGTGGCCCGCGACACCTACATCGCCCGCATGCTGGTCGAGGTGGGCTGGCAGACCTGGCCCAACCAACGCGGCGGCGACACCGGCGCGGCCCGCTACCCGCAGCTGCGCGGCGACGAGCCCTGGCTGCAGCAGGTCGACCGGGTGCTGCTCAGCTCGGAACCCTACCGCTTCGACGCCAGCCACCTGCCCCTGGCCCGGGCCCTGTGCCCGCAGGCGCAGGTGCAGCTGATCGATGGCGAACTGATCAGCTGGTACGGCCCGCGCGCCAGCGAGGGGCTGGACCTGCTGCGCGCGCTCGCGATGGAACGCGTTTCGGCGCAAGCCGCCCCGCGGATCCACACCGGGGTCGGAAAGAGCGGGTAA